The DNA sequence AGGCGGCGACGATGCCGAGCAGCGGCGCGCCCCGGACGGTCATGTTGTTGATGGCCGTTATGACGTCCCCGGCGGTCCTGCATTTCACATATGTTTTCCTGAAGGGCAGCTCTCTCTGATCGAGAAGGTAAAGAACGCCGTTTTTCCAGTAAATATGATCCGTCATGCGTCACCTCTTTCTGTTGGTGGTCATCCCGGACCTGATCCGGGATCCAGAGGTTCTTCCGTTGCGCGTTTCTTCCTGGATTCCGGCCTAAAGCCGGAATGACGGCAAAAATCTAGGCCTTCAGCTTCTTGAGCAGGAGTTCGTTGAGGAGCGCCGGGTTGGCCTTGCCTTTCGTTTCCCTCATGACCTGGCCCACGAAGAAGCCGATGAGCTTCTCCTTGCCGGCCCTGAAGTCGGCCACTTCCTTCGGTGACCGGGCGATGACCGCGTCGATGATGCCCTCGATGGCCCCCTCGTCGGAGATCTGGAGCAGGCCCTTCTCCTTCACGTACTCACGCGGGGAGGCGCCGGTCCGGTAGATCTCCGGGAATATCTCCTTACCGATCTTGTTGCTGATGGTGCCGTCCTTGATGAGCGTGAGAAGCTCGGCCAGCCGTGCCGGTGTAACGGGGGAGTCCTTGGGGGAGATGTTGCCGTCCTTCAGTTCCCTCAACAGCTCCGTCATGATGAAGTTGCTCACCGTCTTCGCCTCGGGAAAGAGCTTGAGAACCTCTTCGAAATACGCGGCCAGTTCCCTGTCGGAGGAGAGTATCTCCACGTCGTACCGGGGCAGGCCGTAATCTTTCATGAAGCGTTCCATCTTCTCCGTGGGGAGTTCGGGCAGTGTCTTCCGCACCTCTTCGATCCATGCCTCGTCCACGGTCACGGGAAGGAGGTCGGGTTCCGGGAAATAACGATAGTCGTGGGCCTCCTCCTTGCCGCGCATGGAATAGGTGGCGCCCTGCTCGGCGTTGAAGAGGCGCGTCTCCTGAACGACGCTCCCGCCCTTCCTGATAAGGGCGATCTGGCGGTCGATCTCGTAGTCGAGGGACCTCTCGATGTAGCGGAAAGAGTTGAGGTTCTTGAGCTCCGCCCGGGTGCCGAAGGCCTCGTCGCCCTTTTTGCGCACCGAGACGTTGGCGTCGCAGCGGAAGCTTCCTTCCTCCATGTTGCCGTCGCATATCTCGAGGTACATGAGGATGTCCCTGAGCGCCTTCAGGTACGCCGTCGCCTCTTCCGGCGTCCTCAGGTCGGGTTCGCTGACGATCTCGAGGAGCGGAGTGCTCGAGCGGTTGTAGTCCACCATGCTGTAGCTGCTCGTGTCGATGGTGCGTTCGTGGACGAGCTTGCCCGCGTCCTCCTCCATGTGAATGCGCAGGATGCGGATGCGCTTCGTCTTCCCGTCCATGACGATGTCGAGCCACCCGTTGCCGCAGATGGGTTCTTCGTATTGCGAGATCTGGTAGCCCTTCGGCAGGTCGGGATAGTAGTAGTTCTTCCGGGCGAAGACGCTCCTGGGATTGATGGAGCAGTTAAGGGCGAGCCCCAGCTTGATGGCGAACTCGACGACCTTCTTGTTCAGGACCGGCAAAGCCCCCGGCAGGCCCATGCAGGTGGGGCAGGTATGGCTGTTCGGCTCGGCCCCGAACTTCGTCGAACAGCCGCAGAATATCTTGCTCTCCGTAAGAAGATGGGCATGGACCTCGAGACCCATTACCCCTTCGTAGTCACCATAATCCACGGCGCACCTCTCTGACTGCTTTCTATCGCTTACAAATGATTGAAACTATACAACAGGTAACGGTGTCATTTCAAAACAAATTGCCCCCTTAGGGGGAAAAGGGACCTTCCAATGGCGCCCGCGATATGATAAGAAGAGATGGGTACAGGAATTGGCAACAAGAAAGGTCAAAAGGAAGAAGCCGGGGAAACTCCTCCGCTTCATCAAGGTCATCGTCGTTCTTGTCGTCCTTCTCGTGGTGGGGTTCGCGGGGTTGTACATGGTCTACCCCGACGTGTCGAAGCTGAAGAAGCAGAACCCGGGGAAGACGTCCTTCATGGAATACCGGGAAGCGGAGTACCGGGCGAAGGGAAAGAAGATGCGGATACAGTCGAAGTGGGTCCCCTTGCGGTCCATATCGCCCTACCTCATGAAGGCGGTCCTCATAGCGGAGGACGATAAGTTCTGGTCCCACCACGGCTTCGACACGGAGGCGATCCAGAAGGCCCTCGAGAAGAACCTGGAGGCGGGAAGGTTCAAACTCGGCGGCAGCACGATCAGCCAGCAGCTCACGAAGAACCTCTACCTCACGCCCTCCAAGAACCCCGTCCGCAAGCTCAAGGAGGCGATCATCACCTGGAGGCTCGAGAGGGCCCTCTCAAAACGGAGGATCCTCGAGCTCTACCTCAACGTCGTCGAATGGGGCGAGGGCGTCTTCGGCGCCGAGGCCGCCGCGAGGCGCCACTTCGGCAAGCCTGCCTCGGCGCTCACCGCGGAAGAGGCGGCCAAGCTCGCAGCGGCCCTGCCCAACCCCAGACGTTACCGCGTGGACGGGACTTCCCGCTACGTCGAACGCCGCGCGAAGATCATCTACACCATCATGGTAAGAAGAGGCATAGTCGTCCCCGACTACGAAGAGGTAACGACCACCCCGCCAGAAACCGTCGACGAGACCGCTCCCACCCCGCCGGCCGACAGCCAGGGCGCCAACTCTACCACCCCCGGCCCCACACCTCCGCCCAACGGGCAATAGGGGAAAACCTTAAAGACCTTGCCTCTCGCCCGTTCGTCGCATTCGCTCCTCTCTCAAGCCCGCAGAGATCGCAGAGAAAAGATTCGGCCGGATTTCGGAGCCTCCCAAAATCCGGCCGGCTTTGCATCCCGTCTGCGACGGGAGGCAAAGAAAAGTTTGGGTTTCAGGTGGGGGTGATGGGAGTCTGGGGGGCAAGGTAGTATGGGGGTTTGAGGATGGAGTATAGGACCTATAGGACATATAGGACCCATAGGACCTATGACTACGGGGGAGATGAGAGGGGATAACTTCTTCAGGATAAAAAACACTATTTCTTTCTCTCCCGCCGGCACGGCGGGACGAGAAGGCCGCCGGATCTTGGGGGGCTCCGAGATCCGGCGGCAGTCTTTTCTCTCTTTCGGTCTCTCTCTGCGACCTCTGCGATCTTGAGCGAAGCGGGCGAGAGATAATATCTTCAAGCCTCTCCCCCCGTTCCGACCGCACACTCAAGGCACCGAACGGGCGAGAGACGCAGTCTTTCTACATCGGGACGTCGTCTTCCATCTCGGGGACGAAGTCGTCGTCGACGGGGCCCCTCGGCGAGCCGAAGGGGCGGCGTTCCTCCTGGGGTTGTCCCTGCGCCTGGCCGCTCGGCATCATCTTCATGTCCGAGGCCACTATCTCGTAAGCCCTGCGCTTGACGCCGTCACGTCCTTCATATTCGCGGGACTGTATCCTTCCCTCGATGTAGACAAGCCTTCCCTTTTTCAGGTATTCCCCGGCGATCTCAGCGAGCTTTCGCCACACGACGATGTTGTGCCATTCCGTCCTTTCCTGCTTGACGCCGGACTTGTCCTTGTATGATTCGGACGTGGCCAGACTGAAGGTGGCCACGGGTGTGCCGTCAGTCGTGTACCGGAGCTCCGGGTCCTTTCCGAGCCTTCCCATGAGCAACACTTTATTGAGATTGGACATAACGTCATACCCCCTTTGAATTGGACGGAAAATATCCAAATCCTATAGTAAGCGAGGGCAAAAGTCAATGAACACCTGGGGCGTTGTGACGACCCCGCCCGATATACCGTTGGAACCGTTGGAACCGTTAGAACCGTGGTGAAAGAAGAGAGCCCTTTTTTACCTTCAACAGGTTGTTGACAAAGTCTGTATTCATTTGGGCGAATGCCGGAATGAAAGAGCACGAACCGCCTTGAGAAATGACTTCGTCAACGGCCTGTCAAGCGATCCAAGCCCTTCTGTCCCCTCTCCCGTAGCTTTCCCTTCGGGATGGTGCCCTCGATGAAGTCCCAGGGGAAGACCTCGTCGCGGGGGCGGTCGCGCAGGGCATAGAAGTTAAGGTTGACGGGGCTTTCCCTGAGGATACGCGCGAGGCTTGTCCCGTGGGCGAGGCGAACGACCGTGTCCGACACGTGCCGGTCACCGCGGGCAAGCACCGCCTGGAGGAAGCTGAACTTCACCGAGTCATGGGTGAAATAGGTGTTGTCTATTTTGCCGAAGGCGTGCGTGAGGCGCGATACCTTTTGCTTCATCTCAGCCATGTCGGCCATGGGAAGCCACTGAAAGGGCGTGGCCGCTTTCGGGACGAAGGGGCTGGCGTGAACGGTGATGCCGCCGAGGGCCCCCCGCGGTGCGCCCCGTTTGATCATGGTGTGGCGGATGCGCTTCACGAGGTCCGGTATCGCGTCGATGTCGCCTGGTGTCTCCCCGGGGAGGCCGATCATGAAATAGAGCTTGAGGTTGAAGGACTTGAGGGCCATGATGCCGTCGATGCGGGAGAGGATCTCCTCGTCCGTCATGGGCTTGCCGAGGAGGTGTCGCAGGCTTTCCGTTGCTGCCTCGACGCCGAAGGTGAGGGTCTTCACCGTATCCTTCATGAGTTCGATGAGGCGTAAGGGGACCTCGTCGAGGCGGAGCGACGGGAGATGGACGCCTATCCCCCGGGAGCTGAGATCTGCGACGATCTCGGTGATGCGGGGGTGGTAGGACACGCCGCCGCCTATGATGCCCACGTCGCTCGCCTCTCCCACCGTCACGTCGATGTCCTCCGACCTGAAGCCGTAGAGGTTGCCGAGGAGACAGAAGGAGCACCGCGACGGGCAGCCGCGCGTCCCCTCGACGAGGACCATGTCCGCGAACTCCGTGTTCGGAGTGGTCATGACGGACATGCCCAGCGCCTCTCCCTTGTGGCGCTCCACGGTGACGGCGAAACCAGCGGGATCGAAACCTTCCACCCGGCCATCTCCACCGTACCGCACCGACAACCCTGCAGGGTTGTAAACGAAGGGCAGTGCTGTGAGCTTGTCGACGATGTGACCCCTTCCCGAATCGCGGCCCGCAATGAAGCGTTCCATGAAGGAGGGAATGGTGGCTTCGATGTCGCCCATCACCATGAGATCGAAAAAGGGCGAGACGGGCTCGGGGTTCGCAATAACGCAGATCCCCCCGGCGACGACGAGCGGGGAGTTCTCCCTCCGCTCCCGGGCGAGGACCCCGACTGACGACCCTTCAAGCACCTTCACGATATTGGGATAGTCGAGCTCGAAGGAGAGGGTGAAGAAGACGATCTCGAAGGAGGAAAGGGTCCGGGAGCTCTCCAGCGAGACAAGCGGCCTGCCTTCCTCGTAGAAAAGCCGTTCGCACACCACATCATCCCGGTCGTTCAGCGTCCTGTAGAGGATGTGCGTCGCAAGGTTCGACATCCCCACGTGATAGGAATTGGGGAAAACGACGAGAACAGGTATCCTGCCCCCCCATTTCTTGCGGATGGTACCCTTTTCCCCGAGAAGAAGGTCCGCCTTGTCGTCATTCCGTCGCGCGCGCTTCTGAGCCATTGCAGTAATAACAATAACACAGATCAGGTAATGGGTGATAGGTCATAGGCGATGGGCTATAGGACGGCGGTTGGAAGCGAAAGAAAAGGCTTGAATGGCTTGACAGGCCGTTGACGAAGTCATTTCTCAAGGCGGTTCGTGCTCTTTTGTCATTCCGGCCTTCGCCGGAATGACGTCGAAAATGAGTTTATCAACAGGTTGTCAAACGGTTCAAGCGGTTGAAGCGGTTCAAGCGGTCTTCTGGGTGTAAGGTTGAGGGGTGGCGGGACGAGAGCTTTCGCCACCCCTCGTTTCAGGAGGTTAGTCTGCCTGCTTCCTGAGAAATGTCGGGATGTCGTAGCGGTCATCATCGATGTCGATGGTGTCGCTCTTTTGCCGTATCTCCTTGTAGTCGACCTTGTAATCGATGGCCACCTTCTTCTTCATGAAGGAGGGAACGTTCTCATCGTCGAAGAGCTTGCCCCTCAAGAAGGGTTCCGTCCTGTCCTCATCGATGACGGCGCGTTCCTCGAAGCCCGTGGCGATGACGGTTATCCTCAGGGAATCCTGCATCGTCTCATCGTAGACGAGGCCCCAGATGATCTTCGCATCCTCGTGGGCCTGTTCCTGGATGAGTGTTGAGGCCTCGGAGACCTCCATCAGCGTCATGTCCGTGTTGCCCGTGACGTTGATGAGGACGCCGCGTGCGCCGTGGATGGAGATGTCTTCGAGGAGCGGGCTCGATATGGCCTTCTGGGCGGCGTCGCGGGCCCTGTTCTCGCCTTCGGATTCACCGATGCCCATGATCGCCATGCCCCGCTCGCTCATGATCGTCTTCACGTCCGCGAAGTCGACGACGACGTGACCGGACCCGACGATGAGGTCGGAGATGCTCCTGACCGCGTTGAGCAGGACCTCGTCGGCCTTGAGGAACGCCTCCTTGATCGTCATGTGCTTGCCGCCGATGGAAAGGAGCCTCTGGTTGGGGATGGTGATGAGCGAGTCGACGCGCGACTTGAGCTGGACAACGCCGCCCTCGGATTGGTTCATCCTGTCCTTTCCCTCGAAGGCGAAGGGTTTCGTGGCGATGGCCACGGTGAGGGCTCCCACCTCCCTCGCTATCTCGGCGATAACGGGGGATGCGCCCGTTCCCGTCCCACCGCCGAGGCCGCATGTTATAAACACCATGTGGGCACCTTTCAGGTGGTCCTTGAGCTTGTCCACATCCTCGAGGGCGGCCTTCTTGCCCACCTCTGGATTGGCCCCGGCTCCCAGGCCCTCCGTCAGCTTCGTGCCGATCTGGATCTTGACGGGCGCCTTGCAGGTGCTCAACGACTTGATGTCGGTGTTGACGGCGATGAACTCAACGCCCTGAACACCTGCTTCCACCATGTTGTTGAGCGCGTTGCAGCCACCTCCTCCAACACCGACCACGATGAGTTTTGCTGAAAATCCGTTGCTCTCGTCCATGTAGAACATTCCACTCACCTCGCACCTCCTAGAATATTTCTTTGAACCAATCCTTCATCTTCGTGAGCAGCTTCTGGTTGCTGAAGAGCCTCTTCATCGACCGTGTCGCGTCAAACCCACGTTTCTTCCCTCGTCCTTCCTTGAAACCGAAAAGCAAAAGCCCCACCGCCGTCGCGTACGCAGGGTTGTTGACGACGTCGATAAGGCCTCCAACGCCTATGGGGTCGCCCTTCCGCGCCGGGAGGTTGAATATGTTCTCCGCTATCTCGGGCAGGCCGTCGAGGTTCGAGCACCCGCCCGTCAGCACGACGCCGGAGGCGAGGAGCTTCTCGAGGCCCGATTTCTTGATCTCCTCGTAGATCAGGGAGGCCACCTCCTCGACCCTGGGCTCTATGATGTCGGCCAGCGTCTTGCGCTGGAGCGTCCGGGGCTTGCGGCCGCCGACGCTCGGGACCTCGATCGTTTCGTTCTGACCGACGAGGCTCGCCATGGCGCAGCCGAATTTCTTCTTTATCTTCTCAGCGTCGTCGATGGGGGTCCTCAGGCCGATGGCAATATCGTTCGTTATGTTGTTACCGCCAAAGGGCAGGACGGAGGTGTGCTTTATCGCTCCATTCGCGTACACGGCGATGTCGCTTGTCCCCCCTCCGATGTCCACGACGGCGACGCCTATCTCCTTCTCTTCCGGTGTGAGGACAGCCTCGGCGGAGGCGAGCTGACAGAGTATGACATCGTCGACGTTGAGCCCCGCCAGTCTGCAGCACTTGATGATGTTCTGGGCGGAGGAGATGCTGCCCGTCACGATGTGGACCTTCACCTCGAGCCTCACCCCCGTTATTCCCACCGGGTCCCTGATCCCGTCCTGGTCGTCGACGATGAACTCCTGGGGGATGACGTGAATGAGCTCCCTGTCGGCGGGGATCGCCACCGCCTTCGCGGCGTCGATGGCCCTGTCTATGTCGTCGGGACGCACCTCCCTGTCCTTCACGGCGACGACGCCGTTGGAATTGAAGCTCTTTATGTGCGCTCCCCCGATGCCGGCGAGGCAGGAGTCTATCTTGATGCCGGCCATGAGCTCCGCTTCCTCGACGGCTTTCTTGATGGAGTTGACGGTGCTGTCCATGTTGACCACAACACCCTTGCGGAGACCCGTCGATGGGTGGGAGCCGATGCCGATGATGTTCACCTGGTTCTCCGTCGCCTTTCCGACGACCACGCAGATCTTTGTCGTTCCAATGTCAAGCCCAACGAGGAGCTGTTCGTCGTCCTTCACCCGGATCACCCCTTCCTTTCCTGGATTATGGCGCCCTTTTCAAAGCGCGCGTCGATGCATTTTATGACAAGGCCCCGCTTGCTCGCGTCCTTGAGGACGGCGAGGGCCCTTTTCAGTCTTTTCTTGTGGTCCTCCCTGCCGAGGATGATCTCCACGCCATCGTCGAGACCGAAGATGGTGAGATCGCCCTCACGGTAGGAGACCTCCGAGAGCTGTTCCCTCCTCAGGATACCCTCGGCGACGAAGGCGTTCGTTTCGCTGAAGACCTTCTTCACATCCAACCTCTCGCGGGTGCTGATGATATAGAGGTTTCTGACATCGTCCTTCCCGAGGGGGCGGTAGGGCTCGCCCTTTTCGTCGAGGACGTGGACGGCGCCGTCCGCCGCGACCCACAGGGCCGACGGGGTCTTCTCCTTCACGTCGATGACGATGGAGAAGGGATAGACCCTTTTCACGCTCACTTCCTTAACGAAGGGATGGGATGTGAGGGCTTCGCGGACCTTTGCCACATCCACCTTGAAGATGCTCTCCGTGAGGTGGGGAGCGATCTTGGCCATCGTTTCCTTGTCGCCGAGCTGGGAGAGGCCGTTCACCTTTATGTTCTGCAGGAAGAAGAGCGGTTCCTCCCGGGAGAACAGGTAGGCGATGGAGAGCATCGAAAGGATGCACACCGGTCCGATGAAGAGCGTGTAGAGAAGTTTCCTCATGTCTTCAGCGATGCTCCTCCAAGTATCTCCTCGATGAGCTCATCGAACGAGCCCCCCTGACAGGCCCAGGCCTTGGGGACGAGAGAGGTCTCCGTCATGCCCGGGGACGTGTTGATGTCGATGACAAGGGGTACCCCGTCCCTTATGAGCATATCCGTCCGCACGCACCCGGAGAGGTCGAACCTCCGGTAGACGTCCATGGCGATGGCCTCGGCCTTTTTCGCCACCTTCCGCGGTATCCGCGCGGGGACGATGTATTCCGTCTTTCCCTTCGTGTACTTCGATTCGAAATCGTAGAAACCCGACAGCGGCCTCACCTCCACAACGGGAAGGACCTTTCCGTTGACGACGGCCACGGTGATCTCCTGCCCGGCCACAAACTCCTCGACGACGACCTTCCTGTCATATTTCCGGGCGAGCTCGAGGGCCGCGGGGAGGTCCTTTTTCCTGTGGACCATCGATATGCCGATCGTCGACCCCTCGTTCGCGGGCTTGACGACGACGGGAGGTTTGAGAGTGACCTTCGTGCCGTCGTCGACTATGACATATGCCGGCGTCGGGATCCCCGTTGCTTCGAGGATGAACTTCATGACGGCCTTGTCCATCGCCGCCGATGAACCGAGCACTCCGGGGCCCGTGTAGGGTATTCCCATGATCTCGAGGAGACCCTGGACGGTGCCGTCCTCCCCCCATCTTCCGTGGAGGACGATGAAGGCCGCCCCGATCTTCTCCTTCTTCAGCTTTTCGACGAGACGGTCCTTCGCATCGATGGCCACCGCGTCATATCCCGATCGGGCAAGGCTTTCCAGGACGGCTGCCCCGCTCTTCAGGGATATTTCGCGTTCCGACGACCTTCCTCCCAGCAGGACGCCTACCTTCACTTTCTTGAGACTGTTCCTATCCATTGAACCCCCAGAGTTCCACCTCTTCCTCGAGCCTCACCCCGAGCTTCGAGAGGACCTCCTCCTTTATCTTTCTGATGAGGGCCGCGATATCGGCGGCCCGGGCGTGCCCCATGTTCACGATGAAGTTGGTGTGTTTCTCCGAGACGCAGGCATCGCCCATGCGGTATCCTCTCAGGCCCGCCTTTTCCACAAACCACCACGCGGACCTGCCCCCGGCCGCCTTGAAGACGGACCCCGCGGAGGGGTATTCCATGGGGTGGCGCTCCTTTCTCTCGCGGTACACGTATTCCATCTCCCGCTCGAGGTCCTCACCGTCGGCGGTGTGGAGGCGGAACCTGCCGGCGATGACGCATTCCTCGCGGCCCACCGGCGAGGTGCGGTAGCCAAAGTCCTCGAACTTGACCGCCTTCTCGACGATCTCGCCCCGTGTCGTCATGACGTCCATGCCGATGACGGTGTCCGATATGGACTGGTCGAAGCTCCCGGCGTTCATCTTTATCGCCCCGCCCACGCTTCCCGGTATCCAGTACAGCCTTTGAAGGCCTCCGAGGCCCCGCTTCGCGCATTCCCTGATGAACCTCGCGAGGGGATACCCTCCGCCCACCTCGGCAATGGCGCCGTCACGGGTCTTCTCGAAGGTCAGGCGCCGCATCCTCGCTATCCGTATCAGCGCCGCCCGGATCCCTTCATCGCTGACGATGATGTTCGTGCCGTTGCCCAGGAAACGATAGGGGATGCCCTCCCCGTTGAGGCGCCGCACCATCGCCGAGATATCGGCCCTGTCAGCGGGGTACAGGAGCCACTCCGCCGGCCCGCCGACACGCATCGAGGTGTACCGCCGCATGGGCGCATTCGCCAGAACCGTCCCCTTTATTCCTTTCCACTCCATACGCCCTTCAGTCTCTCATCGATCTTGTACAGGTCGCCGGCGCCCAGTGTGACGACGACGTCTCCCGCCTTCGCGTTCTCCAGTATCTTCTCCACCACATCGTCCCTGGTAGGGGCGAAGATGACATTCTTGTGCCCGCTCGCCCGTATCTTCTCGGCGAGACTCGCCCCGGTGACCCCCTCTATGGGGTCTTCCGAGGCCGCGTATATCTCTGTCACGATCAGGATGTCCGCCTCGTTGAAGGATGTGGCGAACTGTTCCATCAGCGCCCGGGTCCTCGTGTAGCGGTGCGGCTGAAAGGCCGCTATGATCCTGTCCTTCCACATCTTCCGCATCGCCGACAGGGTTGCCCTGATCTCCGTTGGATGGTGGCCGTAATCGTCTATGAGCTTTATGTCCCCGTCCCATTTTATCTCCAGCCTGCGGTGGATGCCGGAGAAATTCCCGAGGGCCTCCTGTATCGTGCGGAAGGGAATGTCGAGCTCGATCGCCACGCCGCAGGCGGCGAGCGCGTTCACGACATTGTGTATCCCCGGGAGCGTGAGGTGGATCTCGCCCAGATCATATCCCTTGTATATGACCCTGAAGCGTGTCACGAATCCCTCGTAGGAGATGTTGTCCGCCCTCAGGTCCGCCTGCTTCGACAGGCCGTAGGTCATGTAGCGGCGCTTGATAAGGGGTATGAGGCTCTGTATGTTGGCGTTGTCTATGCAGATGATGTTGACGCCGTAAAAGGGGACCTTGTTGAGGAAGGCGAGAAAGGCGGCCTTGATCTCATCGATGTCCTTGTAGAAGTCGAGGTGCTCGAGGTCGATGTTCGTGGCGACGGCAATGGTGGGATAGAGGAGCAGGAAGGTGCCGTCGCTCTCATCGGCTTCGGCGACGAGGAACTTGCTGTCGCCCAGCTTGGCGTTGCTCCCCAGGCTGTTGAGCCTTCCCCCGATGACGCACGTCGGGTCGAGCCCGGCATGGCCGAGGATGGAGGAGACGAGAGACGTCGTCGTCGTTTTCCCGTGGGCCCCGGCGACCGCAACGGAGTACTTCATCCGCATGAGTTCGGCGAGCATCTCCGCGCGCTGGATGACGGGTATGAAGAGCTCCCGTGCCTTCTTCACCTCCGGGTTGTCGGACCGCACCGCCGAGGAGACCACGACGACGTCGGAGTCGATGATGTTCTCCTCGCCGTGTCCCTGGAAGATGACGGCCCCGAGGGATTCGAGGCGCTCCGTTATGTCCGTGCGGCGAACGTCCGAGCCGGTGACCTTGAAGCCGAGGTTGATGAGCACTTCCGCGATGCCGCTCATGCCGATGCCGCCGATGCCCACGAAGTGGACCCTTTCTATCTTATGAAAGACCATGTTCCATACCTCCGATGATACGCGATGCGGCATCGTGTACGAATATCTTTTCCAGGTTGCGGCCCATCTCTTCCATGAGGGGCCTGTCCTTCATGAGCTGCCCGATGACGCCAAAGAGCCTCTCGCCCGTCGCCTTGTCGTTTCCGATGAGGTAACACCCCCCGGCTTCCTCCACGTGGGCGGCGTTCTGCCATTGGTGATTGCCTGCCGAATAAGGGTAGGGGATGAGTAT is a window from the Syntrophorhabdus sp. genome containing:
- a CDS encoding UDP-N-acetylmuramate--L-alanine ligase, which encodes MVFHKIERVHFVGIGGIGMSGIAEVLINLGFKVTGSDVRRTDITERLESLGAVIFQGHGEENIIDSDVVVVSSAVRSDNPEVKKARELFIPVIQRAEMLAELMRMKYSVAVAGAHGKTTTTSLVSSILGHAGLDPTCVIGGRLNSLGSNAKLGDSKFLVAEADESDGTFLLLYPTIAVATNIDLEHLDFYKDIDEIKAAFLAFLNKVPFYGVNIICIDNANIQSLIPLIKRRYMTYGLSKQADLRADNISYEGFVTRFRVIYKGYDLGEIHLTLPGIHNVVNALAACGVAIELDIPFRTIQEALGNFSGIHRRLEIKWDGDIKLIDDYGHHPTEIRATLSAMRKMWKDRIIAAFQPHRYTRTRALMEQFATSFNEADILIVTEIYAASEDPIEGVTGASLAEKIRASGHKNVIFAPTRDDVVEKILENAKAGDVVVTLGAGDLYKIDERLKGVWSGKE